The stretch of DNA CCTATGTCTGACTCTAAGTAGACGACTAGGTCCACTGAAACTCAGCTACAtgtgcagtacatactgttcCGGTACTGTTGAGCGTGAGCGTACCAAGATACCATGGGAAATGATACCATTTGCCGTGGTAACCTGTCGGTGGATATTTTGAAAGCTCTTGGAGATCAATTTCATCTTCACTGACTGTAGTGTCAGGTACCCCAAGAGGGAATGGATTAATGGTCGTAATGTGCCGAACTTACGATACACCTCAACAGAGCAGAGCACGTCTGAACATTATAAGAAatgctactgtactacaagttGCGATATcagtatgtattgtaaagtacatactggtcGAGTactcctacttgtactcgtaatCTGTTTCATCTCTGATCATGTGATTCAGTTGCAATTATGACTGACTAATCACTGTCACGCGCGCTCTTTAATGAAAAAAATCCCAGCAATTGCTTGCTTTTTTCTTGGCCatgaaaaaataaatgGATATACAGTAATAGACATGATCTGATCTGACGCTATCTGAACAAACTGCCGGTGTATAGGTGAAGCGTACAAGATCATGGCACATCCACAAATGGGTCATGTGCTTATATCGCGTATATATTATGTAATCACTACAAGAAATTGCAGATTCGGTAATAATAAGAGCACAGCACCTGTTATGCCTCCTGGCACTCCACTTCAGCCTTACACATGCAAGCAATACGACACTAGTACTCGTTCTGAAGGGGGGTCTTGTTAGGTGACGAGACATTCAACGCAGGTTAAGAGGTAGAGAGGGGACATATTTGTGCGTGTCTGATTACTAATTGATTGTGGAAACCCCTCCCCAATCGCTCCTTGACCCATTTATATCCCTCCTCTCTGTCCGGATCCCCTTACCCGGAAGTGAGATGCATCTCCGGTTGTTTTCATAGTGGCACTGACCAAAGTTTCGATTTGAGGGTACTTACATACACACTGATCTTAGCTTGAAAATCACCACTTGGCAAGAGCAGTGTGCTCGACACCTCATTTCAGTACCCTGCAAACAACATGTCGCATTTATTGGCCCAGTTTCAGATGCCTGTGAGGCGCTCTTCGGAGCCTGAAAAGAAGCCCACGAACGGCTCCAGCGCAAAACCTGCTGcgtcttcatcttcatcttcggCTGCGATTCCTGTAGCGCGCCAGACTGAGGCGGAGCGCCGAGAGCAGATGGAGCGAGTCATGCGTCTCAAAGCACAGCGGGCGGCCGAGCGAgcggagaagatggagaaggagggcaagACCCCGAAGAAGAAACCTGCTACACCCAGGAAAAAGACGACAACTACTTCCTCAAGCACTGCtagagacacaaacaccagcGCCACCGCGTCAAACACCTCGACTCGAAGAGGACCCGGCAGAGGTGCCAGTGGTGGCGGACGGGTGTATGAGGCTCCGCCAGCAAAGCCCCGTAAGAAAATGAGCTTCAAGGAGTTGATGCAGGAGGCAGACAATATCAAGGCCGATGATCTCAAGATCGGAATCAAGGTggccaaaaagaaggaggtcgCCAAAGAGCGGGAGCGGGAGAAAGGAGCTAGCGGATCGGGAGAGCGAGAAGCTCGTGCTTCTCCCAGTGTTGGAGGTCGACCTGGAGCCACAGCTAGAGGTACTCCCTCCAAGCCCTCCAGATCTGATCGACCTACGCCTTCGGACCGCCCCACTGCTGGAAAACGACCACCTTCCACTGCCATTCCTGAATATAAGCCTCCTTCGACTTtcaacaagcccaaggaggaactGCTGAGAAAACGAAGACGATAtgacgaggaagaagacgataGCATGGACGACTTCATcgacgaagatgaagaggaggaacaaCACAGAGATGTGGGATACGACCGAGACGAAATCTGGAGACTCTTGAACCGTGGCCGGTCCAGACAGCAGTACTACA from Yarrowia lipolytica chromosome 1D, complete sequence encodes:
- a CDS encoding uncharacterized protein (Compare to YALI0D08734g, weakly similar to uniprot|P06843 Saccharomyces cerevisiae YER161c SPT2 multifunctional HMG-like chromatin protein) translates to MSHLLAQFQMPVRRSSEPEKKPTNGSSAKPAASSSSSSAAIPVARQTEAERREQMERVMRLKAQRAAERAEKMEKEGKTPKKKPATPRKKTTTTSSSTARDTNTSATASNTSTRRGPGRGASGGGRVYEAPPAKPRKKMSFKELMQEADNIKADDLKIGIKVAKKKEVAKEREREKGASGSGEREARASPSVGGRPGATARGTPSKPSRSDRPTPSDRPTAGKRPPSTAIPEYKPPSTFNKPKEELLRKRRRYDEEEDDSMDDFIDEDEEEEQHRDVGYDRDEIWRLLNRGRSRQQYYNDYSDDDDMEAGGDDIFEEEERSSKLARLEDRREEMEEKRRAEEKRRRLGKR